A single region of the Salvia miltiorrhiza cultivar Shanhuang (shh) chromosome 8, IMPLAD_Smil_shh, whole genome shotgun sequence genome encodes:
- the LOC130999037 gene encoding UDP-glycosyltransferase 91C1-like has product MNKSGRRMSEENEVHVVMLPWLAFGHMIPFLDLSIALAKFGIHVSYISTPQNIPRLPKIPPNLSQFIEFVALPLPQLESDPLPENAEATTDIPVERMDDLKIACDLLREPVKKVIAEKSPNWILVDFFHHWAADIARELDVPLILYIVVSAASAVFIWTPEFLAGEGQRQTRTSPQDMTVTPDWVDFPSQVLCRNHEAIAMYNLLYGARSSGIQDGARLTRMVQGCQAIVIRTCLELEADYLKLYSKITGKPMIPMGCLPPRKVEETRTIPWSRVFDWLDKQKPKAVAFVGFGSECKLQRKEIHEIAYGIELSGLPLLFILAKPHWDVDDDDDEVLPPGFESRTAGRGVVHIGWVPQREILAHPSIGGSLFHAGWASVVENMAHGNYLVLLPFIITQPLETRLLLEKGLAIEVERAEDGSFTRNGIANALQKAMVAEEGEALRASTKETADGIFANKELNHSYMKKFVEYLKDGVYEKK; this is encoded by the coding sequence ATGAATAAGAGTGGAAGAAGAATGAGTGAAGAAAATGAGGTTCATGTTGTGATGCTGCCATGGCTGGCATTTGGTCACATGATCCCATTCTTGGATCTCTCTATTGCTTTAGCCAAATTTGGCATTCATGTCTCCTACATCTCTACTCCCCAAAACATTCCAAGACTCCCCAAAATCCCACCAAATCTGTCACAATTCATCGAATTCGTGGCCCTTCCTCTCCCCCAGCTCGAGTCGGATCCCCTGCCGGAGAACGCTGAAGCCACGACCGACATTCCAGTGGAGAGAATGGATGATCTGAAGATTGCTTGTGATCTCCTCCGAGAACCTGTCAAGAAAGTGATTGCTGAGAAATCTCCAAACTGGATATTAGTTGATTTCTTTCACCACTGGGCAGCTGACATCGCGCGAGAACTGGACGTCCCATTGATACTTTACATTGTAGTATCTGCTGCCTCTGCTGTGTTCATTTGGACACCTGAGTTTCTGGCTGGTGAGGGCCAAAGACAGacgaggacatcgcctcaggACATGACAGTCACTCCAGATTGGGTTGATTTTCCCTCACAAGTACTTTGCAGGAATCATGAAGCTATAGCTATGTATAATCTCCTGTATGGTGCAAGATCATCTGGAATCCAAGATGGAGCACGCTTGACTAGAATGGTCCAAGGATGCCAGGCTATTGTTATACGCACCTGCCTAGAGCTCGAAGCTGATTATTTGAAACTATACTCAAAAATCACTGGCAAGCCGATGATTCCAATGGGATGTCTTCCACCTCGGAAGGTGGAGGAGACGAGAACTATACCGTGGAGTAGGGTCTTTGATTGGCTTGACAAACAAAAGCCAAAAGCAGTAGCGTTTGTTGGGTTTGGGAGTGAATGCAAATTGCAGAGAAAGGAGATTCATGAGATAGCATATGGGATTGAACTATCCGGGCTTCCCCTCTTATTTATACTGGCAAAGCCTCATTGGgatgttgatgatgatgatgatgaagtaTTGCCACCAGGATTTGAGTCCCGGACAGCAGGGAGGGGAGTCGTGCATATTGGATGGGTGCCCCAGAGGGAAATCCTTGCCCATCCTTCAATAGGAGGTTCGTTGTTTCATGCAGGGTGGGCTTCTGTTGTGGAAAATATGGCACATGGAAACTACCTTGTGCTGTTGCCATTCATCATCACTCAACCGTTGGAGACAAGGCTTCTACTTGAGAAGGGTTTGGCAATAGAGGTCGAACGAGCTGAAGATGGATCTTTTACAAGAAATGGCATAGCAAATGCATTGCAAAAGGCAATGGTCGCTGAGGAAGGGGAAGCACTAAGAGCCAGCACAAAAGAAACTGCTGATGggatttttgcaaataaagaaCTCAACCATAGTTATATGAAGAAGTTTGTGGAGTATCTGAAAGATGGGGTTTACGAGAAGAAGTAA